A genomic region of Candidatus Marimicrobium litorale contains the following coding sequences:
- a CDS encoding acyl-CoA dehydrogenase family protein: MDLGVSANVAPLLAEVKQFIDEEIRPVEAEYFGDIDVGDRWEFTSRQTEIMEGLKGKAKAKGLWNFFLTDGDSGSGLNTVEYAYLAEEMGKSHMAAEVFNCAAPDTGNMEVLHKYGTEAQKKQWLEPLLNGEIRSAFSMTEPGVASSDATNISTSAVLDGDEWVINGEKHYVSGAGDPRCKIMIVMVKTDPDAAKHVQQSQILVPTDAPGFENIRPMNVFSMDDAPHGHMHQKFDNVRVPKDNMILGPGRGFEISQGRLGPGRIHHCMRAIGSAEKALELLCERSLSRTAFGKPLARLGGNIDIIANARMDIEQARLLTLKTAWMMDNVDPKEARVWISMIKTAVPNISIRIVDEAIQVFGALGVSQDTPLATMYMGQRTLRLADGPDAVHRMVVGRNELKKYIDQPAVSATSRDG; encoded by the coding sequence ATGGACCTTGGAGTGAGCGCGAACGTGGCGCCGTTATTGGCGGAAGTAAAGCAGTTTATAGATGAAGAAATCCGCCCAGTCGAGGCCGAGTACTTCGGCGATATCGACGTTGGCGATCGCTGGGAATTTACCAGCCGCCAGACAGAGATTATGGAGGGCTTGAAGGGCAAGGCAAAGGCAAAAGGGCTGTGGAATTTTTTTCTCACTGATGGTGATTCCGGCTCTGGCCTCAACACGGTGGAGTACGCTTATCTCGCCGAGGAGATGGGTAAGTCCCATATGGCGGCTGAGGTTTTTAATTGTGCCGCGCCAGATACGGGTAATATGGAAGTGCTGCACAAGTACGGTACCGAGGCGCAGAAGAAGCAGTGGCTTGAGCCGTTGCTTAACGGTGAGATCCGCTCGGCGTTTTCCATGACAGAGCCCGGTGTCGCGTCATCTGATGCTACCAATATTTCGACATCCGCCGTGCTCGATGGGGATGAGTGGGTCATTAATGGCGAGAAGCATTATGTTTCGGGTGCGGGTGATCCGCGCTGCAAAATCATGATTGTTATGGTGAAAACGGATCCAGATGCGGCAAAGCATGTGCAACAGTCACAGATTCTGGTGCCCACAGACGCGCCTGGATTCGAAAACATTCGTCCAATGAATGTTTTCTCCATGGACGACGCGCCTCATGGCCACATGCATCAGAAGTTCGATAACGTGCGCGTACCGAAAGACAATATGATTCTTGGTCCCGGTCGTGGGTTTGAAATTTCCCAGGGTCGCCTGGGGCCAGGCCGTATTCATCACTGCATGCGTGCCATTGGGTCTGCGGAAAAAGCTCTTGAATTATTGTGCGAGCGATCACTGTCACGGACCGCCTTTGGCAAACCTCTGGCGCGTCTGGGCGGCAATATTGACATCATCGCTAATGCCCGTATGGACATCGAGCAGGCGAGGTTGCTTACTCTGAAGACCGCCTGGATGATGGATAATGTTGATCCGAAAGAAGCGCGCGTGTGGATTTCCATGATCAAGACTGCCGTGCCGAACATTTCTATCCGTATCGTGGATGAGGCCATTCAGGTGTTTGGTGCGCTGGGTGTCTCGCAGGACACGCCTTTGGCTACCATGTATATGGGTCAGCGCACCCTGCGTTTGGCTGATGGCCCGGATGCGGTTCATCGCATGGTTGTGGGTCGCAATGAGCTTAAAAAGTATATTGATCAGCCCGCTGTCAGTGCCACTTCCCGTGACGGTTGA
- a CDS encoding class I adenylate-forming enzyme family protein, whose product MKSDIAAYEEAIASLTASGGGFELNSVMLDGVEYRNYAVMPGSLRDYYAVMLNHAHKDFAVYQDERFTFAEAHQHGVEFGAALVQRYDVAKGDRVAILSRNNPQWMMAFMGATSVGAVAVPMNGWWTTEELDYGFADSGAKVVVADRNRIERLMPLVKKHGLQVISIDDCTGLAVEHTPFAELLRAFEGASLPVADIAPDDHATIMYTSGSTGNPKGALSSHRGILSAIYSWMCWGIATKMAGSQEQRAEGLAPSALVTVPLFHCTGSHSAFLLSLVVGRKMVIMHKWDAEEALRLIEEEKVTWFNGVPTMSAELQAAAETTERDVSSLTEIMAGGAARPPEQVKKITGTFKKSAPGIGYGLTETNALGTLNAGSHYIARPGSAGRPVPAVTDFRVVDVAGKPLSVGEHGEICIKSPCNVLGYWNKPEATAEAFVDGWFHTGDVGYLDEDGFVYIVDRIKEIIIRGGENISCIEVEAAIYAHPDIQEAAVFGLPDERLGEIVGAAVVLREGAELDQGALRHYLEDHLAAFKIPLHVWFRSDALPRIASGKIFKRQLKKHYTKEMDAARKRQA is encoded by the coding sequence ATGAAATCAGATATTGCAGCCTACGAGGAGGCTATTGCCAGCCTGACCGCGTCTGGGGGAGGGTTTGAGCTCAACTCAGTGATGCTCGACGGAGTGGAGTACCGTAATTATGCGGTTATGCCCGGCAGTCTTCGCGACTACTATGCCGTGATGTTGAATCATGCGCATAAGGATTTTGCGGTGTATCAGGACGAGCGCTTTACCTTTGCCGAAGCTCACCAGCACGGGGTGGAATTTGGCGCTGCACTGGTGCAGCGCTATGACGTTGCCAAGGGTGACAGGGTGGCGATACTCAGCCGCAATAATCCCCAGTGGATGATGGCTTTTATGGGTGCCACCTCGGTCGGCGCAGTGGCGGTTCCGATGAATGGTTGGTGGACGACCGAGGAGCTGGATTATGGTTTCGCCGATAGTGGTGCCAAGGTTGTGGTGGCAGACCGCAACCGCATAGAACGCTTGATGCCATTGGTTAAAAAACATGGGCTCCAGGTAATTTCTATCGACGATTGCACTGGCCTGGCCGTCGAGCATACGCCGTTTGCCGAGTTGCTGAGAGCCTTTGAAGGTGCGTCGCTACCTGTCGCCGATATCGCCCCCGATGATCATGCCACGATAATGTACACCTCGGGTTCCACGGGTAATCCCAAGGGCGCCCTGTCCTCTCACCGGGGTATTCTCTCTGCGATTTATAGTTGGATGTGCTGGGGCATAGCAACCAAGATGGCGGGCTCTCAGGAGCAGCGCGCTGAGGGCCTTGCGCCGTCTGCGCTGGTGACCGTGCCATTGTTTCATTGTACCGGCAGTCACTCGGCCTTTTTATTGTCGCTGGTTGTCGGTCGCAAGATGGTGATCATGCATAAGTGGGATGCCGAGGAAGCCTTGCGTCTGATCGAAGAAGAGAAAGTAACCTGGTTTAATGGCGTTCCCACTATGTCTGCCGAACTGCAGGCCGCGGCGGAGACGACGGAGCGGGATGTTTCCTCGCTGACCGAAATCATGGCAGGCGGCGCGGCGCGACCGCCCGAGCAAGTGAAGAAAATCACGGGTACCTTCAAGAAATCGGCGCCCGGTATAGGGTATGGGCTGACTGAAACCAATGCATTGGGTACGCTGAACGCGGGCTCTCATTACATCGCGCGCCCCGGCAGTGCCGGGCGTCCGGTGCCTGCAGTGACCGATTTTCGCGTGGTGGACGTGGCCGGTAAACCACTGTCGGTGGGTGAGCACGGGGAGATCTGCATCAAGTCCCCATGCAATGTACTGGGATATTGGAACAAGCCAGAAGCTACGGCTGAGGCTTTTGTGGATGGTTGGTTTCACACCGGTGATGTTGGATACCTTGATGAAGATGGCTTCGTATACATTGTCGACCGCATCAAGGAAATTATCATTCGCGGCGGTGAAAACATCAGCTGCATTGAAGTAGAGGCAGCTATCTACGCCCATCCGGATATTCAAGAGGCCGCCGTTTTCGGATTGCCCGATGAACGGTTGGGAGAAATTGTAGGCGCCGCGGTGGTTTTGCGGGAGGGTGCGGAGCTCGATCAGGGCGCGTTGCGTCATTATCTTGAAGATCATCTGGCAGCCTTCAAGATACCCCTGCACGTCTGGTTCCGGTCTGACGCCCTGCCGCGCATTGCCTCTGGAAAGATTTTTAAACGTCAGCTAAAAAAACACTACACTAAAGAAATGGATGCTGCGCGTAAACGCCAAGCGTGA
- a CDS encoding acyl-CoA dehydrogenase family protein, translated as MALVLNEEQVMLRDAAAGFLAEKATIAHLRDLRDSGDEHGFDAEVWREMTEMGWAGIAIPEAFGGLGYGYTGLGLVLEQAGRNLSASPLQSSVLVAATVIGELGSASQKEALLPAIAAGETLVSLALQEAPHHAPLHCAMSASKAGDHFILSGTKLLVMDAPAADAFIVLARTAGAPGDDDGLSAFLLPAETEGLTVEPGKMVDSRAYGTLTLTDVKVAEDQLLGDIGQASKGLGHALDIINIGLASELLGLSAEAFERTAEYLKERKQFGRVIGSFQGLAHRAAELFAELELARSIVLQALQKIDEGEPDLALYASAAKAKLCEVAQRATNEAIQMHGGIGMTDEYEIGFFIKRARVVQHLFGDYNYHLDRFARQSGF; from the coding sequence ATGGCATTGGTACTGAACGAAGAGCAAGTAATGCTGCGCGACGCGGCAGCGGGTTTCCTGGCCGAGAAGGCGACCATTGCACACTTGCGGGATCTGCGCGATTCCGGCGACGAGCATGGCTTTGATGCTGAGGTATGGCGGGAAATGACCGAGATGGGCTGGGCGGGTATCGCTATCCCGGAGGCTTTTGGAGGCTTGGGATATGGGTACACCGGGCTGGGCCTGGTACTGGAACAGGCCGGCCGAAACCTCAGCGCCAGCCCACTGCAGTCCAGTGTGCTGGTGGCTGCTACGGTGATCGGTGAATTGGGTAGCGCCAGTCAGAAGGAGGCTTTGCTGCCTGCCATTGCTGCGGGGGAAACGCTGGTATCGCTGGCTTTGCAGGAGGCACCGCACCATGCACCGCTGCACTGTGCAATGTCTGCGTCAAAGGCGGGGGATCACTTCATTCTCAGTGGAACGAAGTTGCTGGTCATGGACGCTCCCGCGGCCGACGCATTTATCGTCCTTGCTCGCACCGCTGGTGCGCCGGGTGATGATGATGGTCTCAGCGCTTTCCTACTGCCGGCAGAAACAGAGGGCTTAACAGTTGAGCCCGGTAAAATGGTAGATTCCCGTGCCTATGGCACCCTGACCCTGACCGATGTGAAGGTAGCAGAGGATCAGCTACTGGGTGATATCGGTCAGGCCAGCAAAGGCCTCGGTCACGCCCTTGATATTATTAATATCGGTCTGGCCTCGGAGTTATTGGGGCTGTCTGCCGAGGCATTTGAGCGAACCGCGGAGTATCTGAAGGAGCGCAAGCAGTTCGGTCGTGTCATTGGCTCATTCCAAGGGTTGGCCCATCGCGCCGCAGAATTGTTCGCTGAGCTTGAGCTGGCGCGTTCTATTGTCCTGCAGGCGCTGCAAAAAATAGATGAGGGTGAGCCAGATCTTGCGCTTTATGCCAGCGCGGCCAAGGCCAAGTTGTGCGAGGTGGCGCAACGTGCGACGAACGAAGCGATCCAGATGCATGGCGGTATCGGAATGACGGACGAGTACGAGATCGGTTTTTTTATTAAGCGCGCACGCGTGGTGCAGCATTTGTTTGGTGATTACAACTATCATTTGGATCGCTTTGCCCGCCAGAGCGGTTTCTGA
- a CDS encoding acyl-CoA dehydrogenase family protein: protein MSDLEQFRQEVSAWLEQNCPESMRMPMSSFEDIFPGGRNPEMSDPDQKVWCDRMAERGWTVPHWPKEYGGGGLQKAEISILREEMSRIGARPALTSFGISMLGPALLEFGNEEQKREHLPRIVRGDVRWCQGYSEPNAGSDLASLATAAEDKGDHYLINGQKIWTSYADKCDWIFCLVRTDNSGSKHEGISFMLFDMDQPGVTARPIKLISGSSPFCETFFDNAIADKRNLVGEAGKGWTIAKYLLTHEREMISGFGSAPKISVADMALEAIGADASGCLANSVLRQNIAQYQLDTMVFGATMARVGDEAKAGGGLGPASSIFKYYGTELNKRRNELNLAVLGESALGWEGEAYSEGRVSRDWLRSKGNSIEGGTSEVQLNIIAKRVLGLPDA, encoded by the coding sequence GTGAGTGATCTCGAACAGTTTCGCCAGGAGGTAAGCGCCTGGTTGGAGCAGAATTGTCCCGAATCAATGCGTATGCCAATGTCCAGTTTCGAGGATATTTTCCCCGGTGGACGCAACCCCGAAATGTCGGATCCTGACCAAAAAGTCTGGTGCGACCGTATGGCGGAGAGAGGCTGGACCGTGCCTCACTGGCCAAAAGAATACGGCGGTGGTGGCCTGCAAAAGGCTGAAATAAGCATTCTGCGAGAGGAGATGTCGCGCATCGGTGCACGACCGGCACTTACCAGTTTCGGTATTTCCATGCTCGGGCCAGCCCTGCTGGAGTTTGGCAATGAAGAGCAGAAGCGTGAGCACCTACCCAGGATCGTGCGCGGTGACGTGCGCTGGTGTCAGGGCTATTCGGAGCCCAATGCGGGTTCTGATCTTGCCAGTCTGGCTACCGCGGCAGAAGACAAGGGCGACCACTACCTGATTAATGGTCAGAAAATATGGACATCCTACGCCGACAAATGCGACTGGATCTTCTGTCTGGTGCGCACTGACAACAGCGGCAGCAAGCATGAGGGTATCAGTTTCATGTTGTTTGATATGGATCAGCCCGGGGTAACCGCTCGTCCAATAAAATTGATCAGTGGCAGCTCTCCGTTCTGTGAGACATTTTTCGACAATGCCATTGCCGACAAAAGAAATCTTGTGGGTGAAGCGGGCAAGGGCTGGACCATTGCCAAGTACCTGCTGACTCACGAACGTGAAATGATTTCAGGCTTCGGCTCTGCGCCAAAAATATCGGTAGCTGATATGGCTTTGGAGGCGATCGGCGCGGACGCCTCAGGCTGTCTGGCGAATTCGGTGTTGCGTCAGAACATCGCACAGTATCAGCTCGATACGATGGTCTTCGGTGCCACCATGGCGCGAGTCGGTGATGAGGCCAAAGCGGGTGGTGGGCTGGGCCCAGCTTCTTCTATTTTCAAGTATTACGGTACTGAGCTCAATAAACGACGCAACGAGCTCAATCTTGCCGTTCTGGGCGAATCCGCGCTGGGTTGGGAAGGGGAAGCCTACTCTGAAGGTCGAGTCAGCCGCGACTGGTTGCGCTCCAAAGGCAACTCTATCGAGGGCGGTACGTCCGAGGTCCAGTTGAACATTATAGCCAAGCGCGTGCTTGGTTTGCCTGACGCATAA